The Engystomops pustulosus chromosome 1, aEngPut4.maternal, whole genome shotgun sequence genome has a window encoding:
- the RPS15 gene encoding small ribosomal subunit protein uS19: MADADQKKKRTFRKFTYRGVDLDQLLDMSYEQIMQLYCARQRRRLNRGLRRKQNSLLKRLRKAKKEAPPMEKPEVIKTHLRDMVILPEMVGSMVGVYNGKSFNQVEIKPEMIGHYLGEFSITYKPVKHGRPGIGATHSSRFIPLK; encoded by the exons ATG GCGGACGCTGATCAGAAGAAAAAAAGGACCTTCAGGAAATTCACCTACAGAGGGGTGGACCTGGACCAGCTGCTCGATATGTCCTA CGAGCAGATCATGCAGCTGTACTGTGCCCGCCAGCGCCGACGTCTGAACAGGGGTCTGCGTCGCAAGCAAAATTCTCTTCTGAAGCGTCTGCGTAAGGCCAAGAAGGAAGCCCCTCCCATGGAGAAGCCAGAGGTGATCAAGACTCACCTGAGAGACATGGTCATACTGCCAGAGATGGTGGGCAGCATGGTGGGAGTCTACAACGGCAAATCCTTCAACCAAGTTGAAATCAAG CCTGAAATGATTGGCCACTACCTGGGTGAATTTTCCATCACTTACAAGCCTGTAAAACACGGCAGACCTGGTATTGGTGCCACTCACTCTTCCAGGTTTATTCCACTGAAGTAA